The DNA segment GAGATCAAGGCCCGGATCCACAAACTGGCCGAAAGCGGCGACGTCGACGTGCTGATCACCGAGATCGGCGGCACGGTGGGTGACATCGAGAGCCTGCCTTTTATAGAGGCCATCCGGCAGTTCCGGCTGGATGTGGGGCGGGAGAACTGCGCCTATATCCACCTGACCCTGGTGCCGTACATTCGCGCCTCGGGCGAGTTAAAGACCAAGCCCACCCAGCATTCGGTCAACAAGCTGCGGGAGATCGGCATTCAGCCGGACATCATCATCTGCCGGACCGAGCAGCCCCTGGACAAGGAGCTCAAGGAGAAGATCGGGCTGTTCTGCAACGTCTCGGCCGAGTCGGTGATCGAGGCTATAGACGTGGAGAGCATCTATGAGGTGGTGCTCCGGTTCCACAACGACGGATTGGATGAGATCGTGGCCCATCTGCTGGGGGCCGGTTTCCACAAGCCGGACCTTACCGCCTGGAGCGAGATGATCGAAAAACAGAAGAATCCCGAATCCGAGGTGCGGGTGGCCATCTGCGGCAAGTATGTCGATCTGCACGACGCTTACAAGAGCATCATAGAATCATTCGTCCATGCCGGCATCGCCAACCGGGTCAAGGTCAAGCTGGACTGGATAGACACCGAAAGCCTGGCTCAGGAAAACCTGGCCCAACGCTTCGATGACTGCCACGGCATCCTGGTCTGCCCCGGCTTCGGCGAAAGGGGCATCGAGGGCAAGATACTGGCGGCCCGGTACGCCCGGGAAAAGAAAGTGCCGTATTTCGGCATCTGTCTGGGGCTGCAGGTGGCCACCATCGAATTCGCCCGCAATGTCTGCGGCATGAAGAACGCCCATTCCACTGAATTCGACGACAAGACCCCGCATCCGGTGATAGACTACCTGCCGGAACAGAGGAACATCAGCAACATGGGCGGGACCATGCGGCTGGGAGCCTATCCCTGCGTCATCACCCCTGACACCAAAGCACACCAGGCCTACCAGGCCGAGCAGATATCGGAGCGCCACCGCCACCGCTACGAGGTGAACAACACCTATGTCTCAAAACTGGAGGAGAAGGGCCTGGTGTTCTGTGGCCGGTC comes from the Candidatus Edwardsbacteria bacterium genome and includes:
- a CDS encoding CTP synthase, whose translation is MKKKVKFIFVTGGVVSSLGKGIASASLGYLLKARGLKVNIQKFDPYLNVDPGTMSPFQHGEVFVTDDGAETDLDLGHYERFIDRPLTRDNNLTSGQIYESIITKERRGDYLGKTVQVVPHVTNEIKARIHKLAESGDVDVLITEIGGTVGDIESLPFIEAIRQFRLDVGRENCAYIHLTLVPYIRASGELKTKPTQHSVNKLREIGIQPDIIICRTEQPLDKELKEKIGLFCNVSAESVIEAIDVESIYEVVLRFHNDGLDEIVAHLLGAGFHKPDLTAWSEMIEKQKNPESEVRVAICGKYVDLHDAYKSIIESFVHAGIANRVKVKLDWIDTESLAQENLAQRFDDCHGILVCPGFGERGIEGKILAARYAREKKVPYFGICLGLQVATIEFARNVCGMKNAHSTEFDDKTPHPVIDYLPEQRNISNMGGTMRLGAYPCVITPDTKAHQAYQAEQISERHRHRYEVNNTYVSKLEEKGLVFCGRSPDGLLVEMVELKDHPWFIGCQFHPEFKSRPMKPQPLFRDFVKAAKEYRDGKK